The nucleotide sequence GACGGCCAGCGGGCGCATGAGGAAGGACATGGATGGCATCGGAAGCTGTTGCGGATGGCTGGATGGTGCACCAGCCCGGCCGTGGCGGCCACCTCGGTGTCGCCGCTGCGCCACTGCCCAGCCGTACACAATAGACGCATGAAGAGACAGGGCACCGTCGTACGCTGGGACGAGAACCGCGGCTTCGGTTTCATCCGCAGCACGGCACGGGGCCGCGGGCAGCCGCGCAAGGCCGGCGTTCCCGGGCGCGCACCCCGCCACCAGGGCGCGCATGGCGAGTCGGCTGCCTGGGCGGCATTGCCCTTGATGCTGGCCTATGCCGCCATGCTGTCCTGGGCCGTGTGGGTGCGGCAGTGGCCGTGGTACGTGCTGCCCGCCTCCCTGGGCTTGAGCTTCCTGACCTTCTTTGCCTACTGGCAGGACAAGTTCGCCGCCGAGAAGGG is from Ramlibacter tataouinensis TTB310 and encodes:
- a CDS encoding DUF1294 domain-containing protein yields the protein MKRQGTVVRWDENRGFGFIRSTARGRGQPRKAGVPGRAPRHQGAHGESAAWAALPLMLAYAAMLSWAVWVRQWPWYVLPASLGLSFLTFFAYWQDKFAAEKGRWRIKEDTLHLWSLAGGWPGAWIAQQVLRHKSRKASFLAMYWTTVVLHWAGVLGVLFYA